The proteins below are encoded in one region of Arthrobacter sp. CJ23:
- the murQ gene encoding N-acetylmuramic acid 6-phosphate etherase, with product MTEQTGPTSDPSGEAAEAAGDRLEGLRTVLAGLQTEAQAPGLGELDTMGTAELVAAMNAHNSGVPGAVELASASIAATVDAVAERLARGGRLFYVGAGTAGRLGVLDASECPPTFGTPPGLVVGLIAGGPQAIQKPVEYAEDNATAGARDLHDAGIGEADAVVGISASGRTPYVIGALEEARSKGAFTASLACNPGSAISHLAEVAIEVVVGPEFVAGSTRLNAGTAQKLVLNMISTLVMVKLGKTYGNLMVDLRATNDKLLARSQRTVQHATGVDAHEASRALDAVGGSVKAAILVLLTGIEPGQAKGALEEAGGFLRKAIESHR from the coding sequence GTGACGGAACAAACTGGCCCGACTAGCGATCCCAGCGGCGAAGCAGCCGAAGCGGCCGGCGACCGGCTCGAAGGGCTGCGCACCGTGCTCGCGGGGCTGCAGACCGAGGCCCAGGCGCCCGGGCTGGGCGAGCTGGACACCATGGGCACGGCGGAACTCGTGGCTGCCATGAACGCGCACAACAGCGGCGTGCCCGGCGCCGTCGAACTGGCCAGCGCCTCGATCGCGGCGACGGTGGACGCCGTGGCGGAGCGGCTCGCGCGCGGTGGCCGGCTGTTCTACGTGGGGGCCGGCACGGCCGGGCGGCTCGGTGTGCTGGACGCGAGCGAATGCCCGCCCACCTTCGGCACTCCCCCGGGGCTCGTCGTCGGGCTCATCGCCGGCGGCCCGCAGGCCATCCAGAAACCCGTGGAGTACGCCGAGGACAACGCCACGGCCGGTGCCCGTGACCTGCACGATGCCGGGATCGGCGAGGCGGACGCCGTCGTCGGGATTTCGGCGTCGGGCCGTACACCGTACGTGATCGGCGCGCTCGAGGAGGCCCGGAGCAAGGGGGCGTTCACGGCGTCGCTGGCCTGCAATCCGGGCTCGGCCATCAGCCACCTGGCCGAGGTGGCCATCGAGGTGGTGGTGGGTCCCGAGTTCGTGGCCGGTTCCACGCGGCTCAACGCCGGCACGGCGCAGAAGCTGGTGCTCAACATGATCAGCACCCTGGTGATGGTCAAGCTCGGCAAGACGTACGGAAACCTCATGGTGGACCTGCGCGCCACCAACGACAAGCTGCTCGCGCGGTCCCAGCGGACGGTGCAGCACGCCACTGGAGTGGACGCGCACGAGGCCAGCAGGGCGCTCGACGCCGTGGGTGGTTCGGTCAAAGCCGCCATCCTGGTGCTCCTCACGGGGATCGAGCCCGGGCAGGCCAAGGGCGCGCTGGAGGAGGCCGGCGGCTTCCTGCGGAAA
- a CDS encoding N-acetylglucosamine kinase: protein MEATAVVLVADVGKSRCRVELRSGGEIIGTADQHGFPGVHLDDGARTAFDLLLDTVSMLPPGLPISTLTGIGAAVAGVEASVENSRELARLLSKSFSVPAAVLSDATAAQLGALQGASGTILIVGTGAVAFRFDDAGTLHRADGWGPLLGDRGSGRWIGQRGLQAVLQAHDGGPATSLLAAAGALVESPEMLPAWLAGSDNQARTMARFAPLVLHAAEAGDAVARGIVDEACGILTRTVVQAAGEASAAERRVALLGGVVGSAFFAGLLRNSLASAGIEVVAPLGDGLDGAALAATRRGLLQERYIHRDGTNWPD from the coding sequence ATGGAAGCCACAGCAGTCGTCCTGGTTGCCGACGTCGGCAAGAGCCGTTGCCGCGTCGAGCTGCGCAGCGGGGGCGAAATCATCGGAACTGCGGACCAGCACGGTTTCCCCGGCGTGCACTTGGACGACGGCGCGCGCACCGCCTTTGACCTCCTGCTGGACACCGTTTCCATGCTGCCGCCCGGGCTACCCATCAGCACGCTCACGGGGATCGGCGCCGCCGTCGCCGGGGTGGAGGCGTCCGTGGAGAACTCCCGCGAGCTCGCCCGGCTGCTCTCCAAAAGCTTCAGTGTCCCCGCCGCGGTCCTCTCCGATGCCACCGCCGCGCAGCTCGGCGCCTTGCAGGGCGCCTCGGGCACCATCCTGATTGTGGGGACCGGCGCCGTGGCCTTCCGCTTCGACGACGCCGGCACTCTCCACCGCGCCGACGGCTGGGGGCCGCTGCTGGGCGACCGCGGCAGCGGCCGCTGGATCGGCCAGCGGGGCCTGCAGGCAGTCCTGCAAGCCCACGACGGCGGCCCGGCCACCTCGCTGCTGGCCGCGGCCGGCGCTCTGGTCGAGTCCCCCGAGATGCTGCCCGCCTGGCTGGCCGGCTCCGACAACCAGGCCCGGACCATGGCCCGTTTCGCGCCCCTGGTGCTGCACGCCGCAGAGGCGGGCGACGCCGTCGCGCGCGGGATCGTGGACGAGGCCTGCGGCATCCTGACCCGGACCGTGGTGCAGGCCGCCGGGGAGGCATCCGCCGCCGAACGGCGCGTGGCGTTGCTCGGCGGCGTGGTGGGCTCCGCGTTCTTCGCCGGGCTCTTGCGGAACTCCCTCGCTTCGGCTGGGATTGAGGTGGTGGCGCCCCTGGGCGATGGCCTGGACGGCGCCGCCCTCGCTGCGACGCGCCGCGGGCTCCTGCAGGAAAGGTACATCCACCGTGACGGAACAAACTGGCCCGACTAG
- the purH gene encoding bifunctional phosphoribosylaminoimidazolecarboxamide formyltransferase/IMP cyclohydrolase, which produces MSLTQLDRVPIRRALISVYDKTGLEELAKGLHAAGVAIVSTGSTAKKIAAAGIPVKEVEEVTGSPEMLDGRVKTLHPRVHGGILADRRVPAHMETLASMEIEPFDLVVVNLYPFVETVRSGAAQDDVVEQIDIGGPAMVRSAAKNHAAVAIVTDPDFYGAVVTAAAEGGFDLKTRRRLAAKAFAHTATYDTAVATWTASQFLDEDGDGIIDWPAYAGLALERSEVLRYGENPHQQAALYVDKAAPAGIAQADQLHGKAMSYNNFVDADAALRAAFDFAEPAVAIIKHANPCGVAVGSADAADPIADAHAKAHACDPVSAFGGVIAANRTVTSAMAATVAGIFTEVVIAPDFEPEAVEILSKKKNIRLLALPEGYGRYPAEMRQVSGGVLVQMSDKVDADGDNPANWTLAAGTAADDATLADLAFAWTACRAAKSNAILLADNGAAVGIGMGQVNRLDSCKLAVERANSLGVSVESDVDGAGGASNTDASGAPERARGAVAASDAFFPFADGLQILIDAGVRAVVQPGGSVRDEEVIAAANAAGITMYFTGARHFFH; this is translated from the coding sequence GTGAGCCTGACGCAGCTTGACCGTGTTCCCATCCGCCGTGCACTGATCTCGGTATACGACAAGACGGGACTGGAGGAGCTCGCAAAGGGCCTGCACGCAGCCGGCGTGGCCATCGTCTCCACCGGCTCCACCGCCAAGAAGATCGCCGCAGCCGGCATCCCGGTCAAGGAAGTCGAAGAAGTCACCGGCTCCCCGGAAATGCTGGACGGCCGCGTCAAGACGCTGCACCCGCGCGTCCACGGCGGCATCCTGGCCGACCGCCGCGTCCCGGCCCACATGGAGACCCTGGCCTCCATGGAGATCGAACCCTTCGACCTCGTGGTAGTGAACCTCTACCCCTTCGTGGAGACCGTCCGCTCAGGCGCAGCCCAGGACGACGTCGTCGAGCAGATCGACATCGGAGGCCCCGCCATGGTGCGTTCGGCCGCGAAGAACCACGCCGCCGTCGCGATCGTCACGGACCCGGACTTCTACGGTGCCGTTGTCACGGCCGCCGCTGAGGGCGGCTTCGACCTGAAGACCCGCCGCCGCCTGGCCGCCAAGGCCTTCGCCCACACCGCCACGTACGACACCGCCGTGGCCACCTGGACCGCCAGCCAGTTCCTCGATGAAGACGGCGACGGCATCATCGACTGGCCCGCCTACGCCGGCCTGGCCCTGGAGCGCTCCGAGGTCCTCCGCTACGGCGAAAACCCGCACCAGCAGGCCGCCCTCTACGTGGACAAGGCCGCCCCGGCCGGCATCGCGCAGGCAGACCAGCTGCACGGCAAGGCCATGAGCTACAACAACTTCGTGGACGCCGACGCCGCCCTGCGCGCCGCGTTCGACTTCGCCGAGCCCGCCGTCGCCATCATCAAGCACGCCAACCCCTGCGGTGTGGCCGTTGGTTCCGCCGACGCAGCCGACCCGATCGCCGACGCCCACGCCAAGGCCCACGCCTGCGATCCCGTTTCCGCGTTCGGCGGCGTCATCGCGGCGAACCGCACCGTCACGTCAGCCATGGCCGCCACGGTTGCAGGCATCTTCACCGAGGTAGTCATCGCCCCGGACTTCGAACCCGAAGCCGTGGAGATCCTCTCCAAGAAGAAGAACATCCGCCTGCTCGCCCTGCCCGAGGGCTACGGCCGCTACCCGGCCGAGATGCGCCAGGTCTCCGGCGGCGTCCTCGTCCAGATGAGCGACAAGGTGGACGCCGACGGCGACAACCCCGCCAACTGGACCCTCGCCGCCGGCACTGCCGCTGACGACGCCACCCTGGCCGACCTCGCCTTCGCCTGGACCGCCTGCCGCGCAGCCAAGTCCAACGCCATCCTGCTGGCCGACAACGGTGCAGCCGTGGGCATCGGCATGGGCCAGGTCAACCGCCTGGACTCCTGCAAGCTCGCCGTGGAGCGCGCCAACAGCCTGGGCGTTTCGGTGGAGTCCGACGTCGATGGTGCCGGCGGTGCGTCCAACACCGACGCGTCCGGCGCGCCTGAGCGAGCACGTGGTGCGGTTGCGGCTTCCGACGCCTTCTTCCCGTTCGCTGACGGTCTGCAGATCCTGATCGACGCCGGCGTCCGCGCCGTGGTCCAGCCGGGCGGTTCCGTCCGCGACGAGGAAGTCATCGCAGCAGCCAACGCTGCCGGCATCACCATGTACTTCACCGGTGCACGCCACTTCTTCCACTAG
- a CDS encoding serine protease: MTRTKTLATSLLSLSAAALLAFAGTSAASASPSPGKGTGNDAGPAVVSSQAVSDSGTASYWTAERMKNAKPGDILADKALQRGQNKHFTSPVEQGPASTVEGMLAAADLTAAKDITISLKVNKNETPVKHIGKVFFTLGGSNYVCSGNSVTAANRSTVSTAGHCLNEGPGAFATNFVFVPAYLNGTAPYGQWTAKALYAPVQWAAEGNMQYDTGFAVMNTLNGKMLSDVVGASGLQFNAARGLSYKAFGYPAAPPFNGQSLKSCSGTATNDPYNPQFNTQGIPCNMTGGSSGGPWFIGSSSSGYQNSVNSYGYGSNSTKMYGPYWGTVIQLAYTTASAL; this comes from the coding sequence GTGACACGAACCAAGACCCTGGCCACAAGCCTGCTGAGTCTCTCCGCCGCAGCGCTGCTGGCCTTCGCAGGGACCAGCGCCGCGAGCGCGTCCCCTTCCCCCGGCAAGGGCACGGGCAACGACGCCGGCCCCGCCGTCGTCAGCAGCCAGGCAGTCTCAGACAGCGGCACGGCGTCGTACTGGACCGCCGAGCGCATGAAGAACGCCAAGCCCGGCGACATCCTGGCGGACAAGGCCCTGCAGCGGGGCCAGAACAAGCATTTCACGTCCCCGGTGGAGCAGGGCCCTGCGAGCACGGTCGAGGGCATGCTGGCAGCGGCGGACCTTACCGCTGCCAAGGACATCACCATCAGCCTCAAGGTCAACAAGAACGAAACCCCCGTCAAGCACATCGGCAAGGTCTTCTTCACCTTGGGCGGCTCCAACTACGTGTGCTCCGGCAACTCGGTCACGGCCGCGAATAGGAGCACGGTTTCCACCGCGGGCCACTGCCTGAACGAAGGCCCCGGAGCCTTCGCCACGAACTTCGTCTTCGTGCCGGCCTACCTCAACGGCACGGCACCGTACGGACAGTGGACGGCGAAAGCGCTGTACGCCCCCGTCCAGTGGGCAGCCGAGGGCAACATGCAGTACGACACCGGCTTCGCTGTCATGAACACGCTCAACGGCAAGATGCTTTCCGACGTCGTGGGCGCCTCCGGTCTCCAGTTCAACGCCGCCCGCGGCCTGAGCTACAAGGCCTTCGGCTACCCGGCAGCCCCGCCCTTCAACGGCCAATCGCTCAAGAGCTGCTCCGGCACGGCCACCAACGATCCCTACAACCCGCAGTTCAACACCCAGGGCATCCCCTGCAACATGACCGGGGGCTCCTCGGGCGGTCCGTGGTTCATTGGCAGCAGCTCCAGCGGCTACCAGAACTCCGTCAACAGCTACGGCTACGGCAGCAACTCCACCAAGATGTACGGCCCGTACTGGGGCACCGTGATCCAGCTGGCGTACACGACCGCCTCGGCGTTGTAA
- a CDS encoding NADP-dependent isocitrate dehydrogenase, which translates to MAKIIYTHTDEAPMLATYSFLPIVEAYASTAGVEIETRDISLAGRIISVFGDFLTEEQQIGNALAELGELAKQPEANIIKLPNVSASVPQLKAAIAELQAQGYALPDYPDSPSSDTETDIRSRYDKIKGSAVNPVLREGNSDRRAPLSVKNYARQNPHSMGAWTAESKTNVATMGANDFRSNEKSVVIAADDALTIQLVREDGTVKVLKKGFPVLAGEVVDGTVLRASALDEFLAAQVVRAKEEGVLFSAHLKATMMKVSDPIIFGHVVQAYFSELFETYGKQLAAAGISPNNGLAAILSGLEDLPEDVREGVKAAIAKGLEDGPALAMVDSDKGITSLHVPSDIIVDASMPAMIRSSGHMWGPDGKEADTLAVIPDSCYAGVYQTVIDDCRAHGAFDPTTMGTVPNVGLMAQAAEEYGSHDKTFEIQAAGTVQLVDGSGKVLIEHEVAPGDIWRACQTKDIPVRDWVKLAVTRARASQTPAVFWLDETRAHDAQLIAKVREYLKDYDTEGLQIEILAPEAATAFTLERIRKGEDTISVTGNVLRDYLTDLFPILELGTSAKMLSVVPLINGGGLFETGAGGSAPKHVQQLVKENHLRWDSLGEFLALAVSFEHLATTTGNARAQVLADTLDRATGTFLLEDKSPKRSVGQLDNRGSHFYLATYWAQELAKQTEDAELAAAFSAVAEALTSNEDTIVGELNAVQGSGVELGGYYRPDAAKAAEIMRPSATFNKVLATLN; encoded by the coding sequence ATGGCAAAGATTATCTATACCCACACTGACGAAGCGCCGATGCTGGCCACCTATTCGTTCCTGCCGATTGTGGAAGCGTATGCCTCGACCGCAGGCGTGGAGATTGAAACCCGCGACATCTCGCTGGCCGGCCGGATCATCTCCGTCTTCGGCGACTTCCTGACCGAGGAACAGCAGATCGGCAACGCTCTGGCCGAACTCGGCGAGCTGGCAAAGCAGCCGGAAGCCAACATCATCAAGCTGCCCAACGTCAGCGCCTCCGTGCCGCAGCTCAAGGCCGCCATCGCCGAGCTCCAGGCCCAGGGCTACGCCCTGCCGGACTACCCGGACAGCCCCTCCTCGGACACCGAGACGGACATCCGCTCACGCTACGACAAGATCAAGGGCTCCGCTGTGAACCCGGTCCTGCGCGAGGGCAACTCCGACCGCCGCGCACCCCTGTCGGTCAAGAACTACGCCCGCCAGAACCCGCACTCCATGGGCGCCTGGACCGCCGAGTCCAAGACCAACGTGGCCACCATGGGCGCCAACGACTTCCGCTCCAACGAGAAGTCCGTTGTCATCGCTGCCGATGACGCCCTCACCATCCAGCTGGTCCGCGAAGACGGCACCGTCAAGGTCCTCAAGAAGGGCTTCCCGGTCCTGGCCGGCGAAGTGGTAGACGGCACCGTGCTGCGCGCCTCCGCCCTGGACGAGTTCCTGGCCGCCCAGGTAGTCCGCGCCAAGGAAGAAGGCGTGCTCTTCTCCGCCCACCTCAAGGCCACCATGATGAAGGTCTCGGACCCCATCATCTTCGGCCACGTGGTGCAGGCCTACTTCTCCGAGCTGTTTGAGACGTACGGCAAGCAGCTCGCAGCCGCTGGCATCAGCCCCAACAACGGTCTCGCCGCCATCCTCAGCGGCCTGGAAGACCTGCCCGAAGACGTCCGCGAAGGCGTCAAGGCAGCCATCGCCAAGGGCCTGGAAGACGGCCCCGCACTGGCCATGGTGGATTCCGACAAGGGCATCACCAGCCTCCACGTCCCGTCTGACATCATTGTTGACGCCTCCATGCCGGCAATGATCCGTTCCTCCGGCCACATGTGGGGCCCGGACGGCAAGGAAGCCGACACCCTCGCGGTCATCCCGGACAGCTGCTACGCCGGCGTCTACCAGACCGTGATCGACGACTGCCGTGCACACGGCGCCTTCGACCCCACCACCATGGGCACCGTCCCGAACGTTGGCCTCATGGCCCAGGCCGCCGAGGAATACGGCAGCCACGACAAGACGTTCGAGATCCAGGCCGCAGGCACCGTGCAGCTCGTTGACGGTTCCGGCAAGGTCCTGATCGAACACGAGGTTGCCCCGGGCGACATCTGGCGCGCCTGCCAGACCAAGGACATCCCCGTCCGCGACTGGGTCAAGCTGGCCGTCACCCGTGCCCGCGCCTCCCAGACCCCGGCCGTTTTCTGGCTCGATGAGACCCGCGCCCACGATGCCCAGCTCATCGCCAAGGTCCGCGAGTACCTTAAGGACTACGACACCGAGGGCCTGCAGATCGAGATCCTGGCCCCGGAAGCCGCCACGGCCTTCACCCTGGAGCGCATCCGCAAGGGCGAAGACACCATCTCGGTGACCGGCAACGTGCTCCGCGACTACCTCACGGACCTCTTCCCGATCCTCGAACTGGGCACCAGCGCCAAGATGCTCTCCGTGGTCCCGCTGATCAACGGCGGCGGCCTCTTCGAGACCGGTGCAGGCGGCTCCGCTCCGAAGCACGTCCAGCAGCTGGTCAAGGAAAACCACCTGCGCTGGGACAGCCTGGGTGAATTCCTGGCCCTGGCCGTCAGCTTCGAGCACCTGGCCACCACCACGGGCAACGCCCGCGCCCAGGTCCTGGCCGACACGCTGGACCGCGCCACGGGTACGTTCCTGCTGGAGGACAAGTCCCCCAAGCGCAGCGTCGGCCAGCTGGACAACCGCGGCAGCCACTTCTACCTGGCCACCTACTGGGCCCAGGAACTGGCCAAGCAGACCGAAGACGCAGAGCTCGCAGCTGCCTTCTCCGCCGTTGCCGAGGCGCTGACCTCCAACGAGGACACCATCGTGGGCGAGCTGAACGCCGTCCAGGGTTCCGGCGTCGAACTGGGCGGCTACTACCGCCCGGACGCAGCCAAGGCCGCCGAGATCATGCGCCCCTCGGCCACGTTCAACAAGGTCCTCGCGACGCTGAACTAG
- a CDS encoding FAD-dependent oxidoreductase, giving the protein MQVDVVVVGGGAMGSAAAWQLARSGKSVILLEQFEEGHHIGASHGATRNFNTAYAEADYLDLVTEARTLWDELAAETGKPLLDLVGLANHGNVSRLTQVHEAHAERGIESYFISAADAAGRWQGMNFSTDVLFVPEAGRVRAAEALVALRTSAEARGAAFKYSTPVRDIRIVGDEQVLVVTDDTEYTARRVVVTAGAWTNKVIGGLAKLPPLVVTQEQPAHFTPLDNSVVWPSFNHSPDPDDPAYKYWYSPVYGMLTPGEGVKAGWHGVGPVMDPDERTFEPVPQQLEALVRYAQEWLPGVDPSSAVPISCTYTTTPNEDFVLDRFGPLVVGAGFSGHGFKFTPAIGRVLKDIVDGGVAPERFSATR; this is encoded by the coding sequence ATGCAGGTTGACGTCGTAGTTGTCGGCGGAGGAGCAATGGGATCGGCAGCCGCATGGCAGCTGGCGCGCAGCGGCAAGTCAGTGATCCTCCTGGAGCAATTCGAGGAAGGCCACCATATCGGCGCTTCCCACGGCGCCACCCGCAACTTCAACACCGCCTATGCCGAGGCCGATTACCTGGACCTCGTCACCGAGGCCAGGACCCTCTGGGATGAGCTCGCCGCGGAGACCGGCAAGCCACTCCTGGACTTGGTGGGGCTCGCGAATCACGGCAACGTCTCCCGACTGACACAGGTCCATGAGGCCCACGCGGAACGTGGCATCGAGAGCTACTTCATCTCCGCTGCCGATGCCGCCGGCCGCTGGCAAGGCATGAACTTCAGCACCGACGTTCTCTTCGTGCCGGAGGCCGGCCGGGTCCGCGCCGCGGAGGCGCTGGTGGCCTTGCGCACGTCCGCCGAGGCTCGTGGGGCCGCCTTCAAGTACTCGACGCCGGTGCGGGACATCCGGATTGTCGGGGACGAGCAGGTTTTGGTGGTCACGGACGACACCGAGTACACAGCCCGCCGCGTGGTGGTCACGGCAGGGGCGTGGACCAACAAAGTCATCGGCGGGCTGGCTAAACTGCCGCCGCTGGTGGTAACCCAGGAACAGCCCGCCCACTTCACCCCGTTGGACAACTCCGTGGTGTGGCCCAGTTTCAACCACAGCCCGGACCCCGACGATCCCGCCTACAAGTACTGGTACAGCCCGGTTTACGGCATGCTCACCCCGGGCGAAGGCGTCAAGGCCGGATGGCACGGCGTCGGCCCCGTCATGGATCCCGACGAACGCACGTTCGAGCCCGTCCCCCAGCAGCTCGAAGCCCTGGTGCGCTACGCACAAGAGTGGCTTCCCGGCGTCGACCCCTCCTCAGCGGTTCCCATCAGCTGCACCTACACCACCACGCCCAACGAGGATTTTGTGCTGGACCGTTTCGGTCCGCTGGTGGTGGGCGCCGGCTTCTCGGGCCACGGTTTCAAGTTCACGCCGGCTATCGGCCGGGTGCTGAAAGACATCGTCGACGGCGGCGTGGCACCGGAGCGCTTCTCGGCCACCCGTTAA
- a CDS encoding DoxX family protein, whose protein sequence is MKFLHPSPTSSARGATILRVVFGALIMVHGLQKLAAGHAAFAASVAAMGVQKPELMAWLVIAGETGLGLLLVLGALTRVAGFLAAVLYGGIWFVTEVGKPLLTDRPGVNAELLIVYIAISVALAFIGPGALSVDRKLARQGSGTRR, encoded by the coding sequence GTGAAATTCCTTCACCCGTCACCCACGTCCTCCGCCCGCGGCGCCACCATCCTCCGGGTGGTCTTCGGCGCCCTGATCATGGTGCACGGGCTGCAGAAGCTCGCCGCCGGGCACGCAGCCTTCGCCGCCTCCGTGGCGGCCATGGGGGTACAGAAGCCCGAGCTCATGGCCTGGCTGGTGATCGCCGGCGAGACAGGCCTCGGCCTGCTCCTGGTCCTGGGCGCGCTCACGCGCGTGGCAGGCTTCCTGGCCGCCGTCCTCTACGGGGGAATCTGGTTCGTCACCGAGGTGGGCAAGCCCCTGCTCACGGACAGGCCCGGCGTGAACGCCGAGCTGCTGATCGTCTACATCGCGATCTCCGTGGCCCTCGCCTTCATCGGGCCCGGCGCCCTGTCCGTGGACCGGAAACTGGCCCGGCAGGGCTCCGGCACCCGCCGCTAG